Part of the Antennarius striatus isolate MH-2024 chromosome 6, ASM4005453v1, whole genome shotgun sequence genome, CCCGGGCTTCCTCCAGGCGGGGTAACTCTATTCATTATAGGGTCTTCTGAACcactctttgtctggcccttcacctaaGACCTGTTTGctttgggtgaccctaccaggactACAAGACTCCCGACTACATAGGTAGGGTACTTAGGGCACataaacctctccaccacgatgaGGTGATAATCTCATGGGAACAAACAAGCTGTGTCATGTAAATCGGGGGCGTTGCTAGGAGGACATTATTATCTATGGACAGTCAGACTTGTTTGTTTACAACTCTTTTCAGTAATGCTAAAATAAATCTATCTTCAATCTACTATACCTTTATGTTTACAATATAGACACACCATCAGTCCATTTACTTGATTTTGTTAatgtttccatttttatagcATACATGTGACTTCCATTTTTAACAGTATCATAGCAAAGTTGACCATAGTTTTGGCTTCAGACGCcaggtacagtatattataaattatacaGTATTCTATACAGTCTCCTGATTACCTCTGGGAGGGAAACCTGCTCACCACATCAGCCTTTCCATAGTACTACTTTAAtgtcattcactcattttctgccgcttcatacGCCGTAGCAGTAATGTCATGTCACACTTACATACTAAGCTGTTCACTGTGGTCTCATAGGGCAATGGGCTCTTATCACAAAACAGCTGATTTTGATGAAGCATGGAATCTAAACAAAGGTGTCACAGTTTACAAAACTGAAGCGGCATTAAGGCTGTTTGTTCAGAACGTTTTGCAGCAGATGTCGGTCTTTGTCTGGTACAACTGTCAGCCACATCTTTTCAAAGTCCTCGTGGAGCGACATATCTTGAAGGATGGCTCGACCATAGTGTCTGTTGAAGAAATGTTaataaagatttttaaacaTGAGCCAGCTAAACTATACTTCAAATGTATAGAACCTGATAACCCACCTCACTTCCTGTGCCGGATCCACAGCCAGTTTTGAGATAGCAAGAAGCAAGCTCTCGGCCTGATGCCTACTTGCTGTCATCAGCTTATCCACTCCCATTTTTTCAACCACCTGGTGAAAAAGTTTGGCTGTGGTCCCTCTGACGGGAACAGAACGGTGGCTGAAGGGGGACAAGAACAGAAAAGTATAAGAAAGACCGATCGTGACGTATGTCACCTTATTTCATGTGAACACCAGCTGTTACAGTATAGTATTCTCTCTTACTTCAGTCCTGTGTCAAGCAGAATCTTGATGGCACATTTGCAGCTGCAGTTCTCGACCATTGCATCAAGTGCTGTTTGGACTGACTGTTTCTCAAAGTCCAGTCTCTGCTCTCCCAGTTTCAGCAGCAGAGCTCGTCCAGTTGTTTCAGCCTCCACGTCCATGGCCGTCTGGAGGTTAATGTATAGTTCACGTAATGTGCTTGTAGCCAAACAGGAAACTACTGAGCGCAAGTTTTTCACCTGCATGAAAAGAGTAAGCATTAATTCAGTCTGTGGACTCAGACACGACAGGAAGTAACGATCCATGAAAGATAAAGATGGAAACAGACATATAGAGAATCTGTGAATATTACCTCTGCACTAAGGATCTGACACACTTGCTTGAGTTTGGGCTTCAGGACCAAAGAATGGTGTCTTGCCAAAGCTCGTATTACGTTCATGCCATTTACTTTCTTCTCCCTGGATAATAACAATTCATTAATTGCCCTGCACAACACAAACAGTCATGACATGCCTGCAGTTGAAAGCGCTAGAGTAAATCTTTCCAACGTTAAATGTAAATTGCACCGTTGCTTCTCCCTCTGTTCGTTCGAACACCTGCATTTGTACACACGACCATAATAATCAGGACCGGGCTGCGATCCGTACAGTTTCCTAGTGTAATGCTTGTACAAATGGAGACACAAGCGCCATTATAATATAGAGGAAGAGAGTCATGTCAGTTTAGGTTTATGATATGCTGAGATGTGGCACCAAATGAATTCTTACTCCAAATATCCACTGGCTTTTTTCTAAACTCCATGTTGTAGCTTAATAAAATGTGTATGAAGTGTCAAACAGAAAGGCTGCATGTCAAACATTCCAGTTAACACCCTGACTTAAGGCTGTGTCTCTGAGATTCTTACCAGTCATCTGAGGAGAGCTgtgtgaaggagagagaaaggcTCTTCTCTGGGTCCGTCAATGGCTGCAGCTCAACATTTTGGTTTGTTGCAGTTTGTTGGGTGCATCCATTGGTTATTATCTTTCTTGGTTTAGTCAATGGCTTagctgttttgttctttgtagTTGGTGGTATCATTTTTTGGTTCCCCGTTGGCAACTCATCGACTTTGTTGGTGGTGGTTTTGTGGCCGTAAACATTTGGCACCACTTTAGCTCGAGTGTTTAACCGTGGTTCATCTCTTCTCTTGCAGTCATTGGCTGCTGGGTTCCCAAGAATCCTTGCCAGAggatttctgtttctctctggcAGAGCCCGTTTGCACAGCATTTGAAAGGTCTTGTGGATGGACAGTTCCCTCAGGATTTTTTGACCATGGTCCCTGAGggggaaataattttaattaatagaAGATTGTCAAATTGCATACTAAAGTATAGAATTTGATAACCCACTTCACTTCCTGTGCAACATCCATGGACAGTTTTGAAACAGCAACAAGGAAGCGTTCATTGAAACCCCTTCCTGCTGTCATCACGCGATCAACACCCATTCTGTTGGCCAGCTGGTGGAGGAGTTTTGCTGTGGTATATCTTATAGCAACAGAACGGTgactgaaggaggaaaaaacaggGATGTCTGATTAAAATTAATCATATGACTATGATGCATGTTACCTTATTTCATGCAAACAATAATTCAGTCCTTAATTACCCAACACCAGTGTTAAGCAGGACATCGGCAACACAAATGTAGCCACAGTTCTGCACCAGCGCTTCAAGAGCAGCATTGATTTCCTCTTGAGTGGTGGCACTTATGTTTTCTTTAGTTTTAAGCAGCAGAGCTTGGCCTGTTACTTCAGTCTCTGGGTCCATGGCAGTCTTGAGATGAACATAGAGCTCATGTAATGTGTTTATAGCAGAGGAGACAACTGCTGGGCACCCGGTTTTCAACTGCACCAATAGAATAAACATGATCAGATTTCCATCTACAGACTCACAGGCACATCAGCAAATTAAGATGAAAACGGAAATGGAAAGAGGAATTTATAGAATTTGACCTCTGCAATAATGAAAGAGCAGACAAGGTGGAGTTTGGGCTTCAGGATCAATGAATGATTTCTTGCCAGAACTTGCAATATTCCCATGCCCATTACTTTCTTCTCCCTACAACAtcaccaaaaaaattaaaatcattaacTGCACCAAACACCAAATCAATCATAGTTGAAAGTATTTTGCTGTCATGTCTTGAAGTATGAGTTTATGCTATGCTGAGATCAACTCCAGTTTTATTCCCAGTATTTATGGGTTCTTCACTAGTCTGTCAAATAGCTTAAGAACATGGGTATCTGTACTAAAAAGCTAAATGTCAAAcataccagctgcagcagaacatcaT contains:
- the LOC137596211 gene encoding uncharacterized protein: MHPEKSLSLVIKQISSNDWEKKVMGMGILQVLARNHSLILKPKLHLVCSFIIAELKTGCPAVVSSAINTLHELYVHLKTAMDPETEVTGQALLLKTKENISATTQEEINAALEALVQNCGYICVADVLLNTGVGHRSVAIRYTTAKLLHQLANRMGVDRVMTAGRGFNERFLVAVSKLSMDVAQEVKDHGQKILRELSIHKTFQMLCKRALPERNRNPLARILGNPAANDCKRRDEPRLNTRAKVVPNVYGHKTTTNKVDELPTGNQKMIPPTTKNKTAKPLTKPRKIITNGCTQQTATNQNVELQPLTDPEKSLSLSFTQLSSDDWEKKVNGMNVIRALARHHSLVLKPKLKQVCQILSAEVKNLRSVVSCLATSTLRELYINLQTAMDVEAETTGRALLLKLGEQRLDFEKQSVQTALDAMVENCSCKCAIKILLDTGLNHRSVPVRGTTAKLFHQVVEKMGVDKLMTASRHQAESLLLAISKLAVDPAQEVRHYGRAILQDMSLHEDFEKMWLTVVPDKDRHLLQNVLNKQP